In Camelina sativa cultivar DH55 chromosome 17, Cs, whole genome shotgun sequence, the genomic stretch GCGGTTAAACAGCTTAAAGCTGGAAGCAGACAAGGCGAACAAGAGTTTATAGCGGATATAGAGATCATTAGTAGCGTTCATCACAGGCAACTTGTTTCTCTTGGAGAACCACACGATATGAACAGTAGATTATAAAGCTATGGCATGTAATGTAATCTTGacgatttttttctttggttttgaataTTCATTCATATACAGTGAATGATTCGCTGTTAAttccaaaatttaacaaaagaaattcaaaaataCTACTTCCACTTACTAGTCATTTATCCCCCCcactataaacaaaaaacaactaGTGAGTGGAAGACAATTTCTATCTATCTCAACAATGCAATAAACGTCAAACGACAGCGACACGACTTAGCTGTCTCAGCACTTTCCTTAGCTTATGAGAGAAGAGCCTACAAGCATCCATGCTTAGATCCACCGCAGCTCCTAGTGCCACGTGAGCCGCGGCATCCTCCGTACAAGTCACGTGCTTCACACCTACCTCCACTTTAGGCCTGCTCTGTTTCTCCACTCCTTCCACCGTCGTCGACATCACAAACCCCAACTTCTGTTGCGCTTGAGGCAGTGAGAACCCGAAATCCGACCCCGCGGATGATCCTGAACCGGTTCTTGATGATTCCATGCTTGACCTGGACGTAAGATCGTAACTTTCTCCCGAGCCAGTCAAAGAGGCAGTCGTACAAGTTGTGGACCCGTCGATGATGAAGCTCCCGCCAAGTTTCGTGTTGATGGACGACGAAGCAGAGACTGGAATAGCGACTCCGTCTTGAAAAAGCTCGAAACGGTAACCCAAAACGTCGGAGGTTTCTGGTTCACGCCATGCTTGAAGGCGACCCCATGGCTTCCAAGTGTATCCATCAGGTCGGAGGATTAACCAAGCTCCAGGGCTAGAACGAGACACGCGGTTCGAACCAGGAGATGGTACGAAAGGTGTCACCATTGAAGCCATTGCTACTGGTGAGCCAGACAGATCATGGATTGTTATCGAccaaccttttctctctttcataaACTGTTCTTTTCCACTGCTCAATGACAATGACGATAAACTGCACAATTCAAACACCAACCCATATTAGAATCATCACAATAAGATATATTCTTAAAACTGTACATAAATCCAAAGCAATACTGCAAGATTCTATGGTACTAAACCTAACTAaatagcaaaaaataaaaactctgtTTCTAAACCTAAGTATAAAGCAAAAAGCTCTGTTTCTAATAAGAAGATAAGtgaaagtttgataattaatttactGACCTGGTAGTAAGACTCCGGTCAGCGGAGTTTCTGAATCCGAACTTGCAAGTGAAAACAGCTTGTTTCGTGTTTCCTTGGACTTGAAAAACCTGAGGGCTACACTCAGGCTCGCCGTCAAACTGAAACACAAATCTCGGGTCGGGTTCAACCCGTACGCTAACGTGGAGCTCCGGATTCGACCcggacttcttcttcttcgacttggTGCCCAAATCAACCCAGCCGTTGTGTGCCAAACACGTCTTTGTCTCCGCCGCCTTTAAATCAATCGAAACATCGAACCGACCAATCAGCTTATCACCAGAAGCTGCAGCGACGAATCGACACGAAGCAACGCCGCGGGAGTAAACCTCGACGGAGAGAACACTCCATTTAGGCTTTTTAAGAGACGCTTCGATCTGAGACTTGCTTAGACTGAAGCAAGCAGAGACGTTTGAGACGTTACCGGAGAAGCAACAACGAGACTCTGACTCCGATTCCGATTCCGTTCGCAACAGAACGGGAACAGTAACAATCTTGCGTGGGAAACTCTTGAATTTGATCTTACAGTAGCAATTACCAGATGACACGTCCGAAACAGAAGGACccgatgaggaagaagacgatgacgacgacgacggtgATCTCGGAAACCTAACCGCCAAATTCCCGACGATGATTCGTACGAAAGAACATGGATCCATtgtgaattttgaaagattgtATGTTAATTAGTGAGAAGCTAAGCAAAAGGAACGAACACTGAGAACCCTAACagaattagggtttaagagAGAATTGGagtagaagaaataaaagagattcGGAGAAAGGAGTATAAGAATGGGAAGATTGGTGAGAAAGTAACACAGCCTGGAATATagctgtgatttttttttttgttattcttttttgtattttcatatatttccaaaaattttaatgacAGATTTTGTGGggtcaaaaaccaaaaatcccACCTGTTAATTTCcatatatgaaaatgaaatataataatctttttttatcttgtttatttgttttagtatgTTGTAAGTCTTACCCTTTTTCAAGTGTTCTTTATATGATTACAATCATTCTTTTCTTCCTATTCATGATTTTTAGTTAAATGATTTGAATATTGATGTTCTATCTTTTAcaattttgatataattttctggatttgttttatgtggtttatatatggtagattttgtttttacaggAAACATTTCAAAGAATTATATAGcaacatgtttatatttttggtggtttttaaattcttaatttatgtacatttttattgttttaatgacattttttacACCTTTGTTTAGTATTTTACTTAGAAAATGAGTGAAAAAATATGATTGccgtatatttgtaagtaagatcttaatatatctttttttttttttgcaccggtacagattttgtttttaacgtgaaagattttgtaaaatgcaATTAGAATAGCTaaagttttttctcttctttttgttgttgctaaagtttttttctcttctttttgttgtcgTTGTTCTTCTTCTAGCCAAAGCTGTGCATTAGTTAGAAATTTAGTATTTTGTAATGATTTaggtttgaattttgaaatgaGTTAGAGAAGTGGATAATTTATCTATCTGTTTATCACTTAGAGGGTTATAGATGAGCTGTTCCCCAAAGTTGGAGCACGCATGTATTTAGTTGGCATCATTATCCTTTTGGTTGAAATTAGCTTTTAAGTATTTGGTTCAAATACGACATTCTTTGCTACACAACTCTATTGTTTGGCTAGCAATTAAAATCTCAACTTCATAAACTCTTCCGATAAAGGAGTCATAGGTCAACCAACTTGTGTTCTACATATTGTAACGATCTAGAATTggataaatataatttgatcaTTTATTCTTCAATTGTCGGTTTGTTCGCCAAGCTTcgcaaatgtttttttttgcaccCCACTCTGTCGGTATTAGTTTATGGTTGTTGCATCAGCATCATGTTAAAAGATACCAACTCTGCCTCTTAGTGTATATTTAGTGTATATTTTAAGTTGTGGTCTATGTAATTTGGAGAGAAATGAATACCAAGATTTTCGCTGAAACTTTCTTTTATGTTGTTGGGTTGTGCAACGTTATCGACCAAACTCTTAGGGAGTGTTCTACTCATCATCAACTCTGATCGTCAATGCCTAGCTACGACAGCACGGAAACATGTAATTTCCTCCCACAAGACTTCTAAAATATTATGTTGGATGTGCTTTTGAATGTAAATAATGCTTATAATTTCGCCTACAACCTGTGTCCAGACAACGGGAAACCAAACTACTCTTTGGAAGAGCCATTCCTTTATTTGGGTTCTTGAATAATCCCTCTATATACATACAAAGAATAATTAGACAGTTAACATACAAGCAAAATCATATTCTTCATTAGACAaagaataatttgttttttaggattcttttccaaattttaattaagttctTCATTACATTACCTAAAATGATAATTTGTATGATTCACATTgcatgtatttttaaaatatattatactagaAAGTAGCCCACGCAATGCGTGAgttatgtatgcattattaatttgaaacaaaaaatcaagtttctatttaattgtatatgaaatgtacatgtaattgttaatatatgttttcaaaattaattttcataatattacgGTTTAACTATAATCAGTGGCGGATCTATGTTAAGAATAGTTGATATAATTATCTGCTGGATCATTTGGTTATGTATTCCTCTGCATATTTTTGCTGGTGGGGTGTTCGATCCCTCCATTTGTTggttttttactctttttgccacatatatattataattattggtcacatatttattaattattagataTGTGCCCCATACTAATAATTCTCCTGGATCTGCCCCTGgtagtttaatatataattcttatATGATGCTTCATAAAAGAGTCATTTTAAgatagagaaaattaaaaagttaaattacacagaattattgaaaatatttagataatatgttactataataataGGACTATTGTTTTAGTTACcgcaaaatcaatttaatttggtattttcgttaagtaattaagataaattatatttatttacatttttgtttttttttaaagaaaactgataagtagtctaaaaaaaattgtaagaccttactatatattataattaatttgatagataatttaatgttgttctatatattaattttactttcatcatctaaaagtaatacttaataacaaataattttaaaagaaatacccTCTCTGGtaattgtagaaactaggtttccacaatgaatttgtttaaaaggggaaacaaattcaatagggtaatctctctagaaaatagatctaaaCCTTGAAATTAGAAGTAAAGAagtaaaactcaaaataattagggtttattgctaagaacaagaggaGAACTCGATTATTGTATTCGATTCTGGATatcttacaatggagaagtctccccttatttatacatgttcgTAGATcgcataatatattaactttccttatcggacgaagtgagatatggaaaactgcctTATTGCTTGAGTCGGCCGCCGCACCGAAGTGGAAGTCGATTTCTTACTCTCCAATATTTACACTCCATCCGAATTGACTTCTTGTGACCTAATTGAACccttaaccggattcccggttaaATAGTCGATTAatatttctggtttagctcggtatgtagggggtgctgaatcccgcaccaacaattagtccccccctaGTTCTGAAGATTCGAGATTTTAATTCGAATATTCCGAACTATGGAAAGAGAATATCCGATCTAAACCATAAAGACTTAATTGATTTTACCCGGATCTCCGCATCATTTCACCGCGACTTTCTCGGATGACACGTGTCATTTGCGTCACATCGGCTAGCCCGGAATTCGAAGAGTCGCGTAGGTCATGATTACTTTTCGTAGGGTTGCCGCCCACTTGAGTCTATAAATACGTCTCTCCTTTCATCATTTCTCATTTTCCGCCAACAACGAAAAGGTAATCTGCTCCGATCTCTCTTCTAGTTATTTTGTTAGTTCCGATTTTCTTCCGCACTCTCCGAACTCAAGATATGGCGAGCACATCAGAACCCGTCTCTTTGCCAGAAGTCGAGGGCGAACAGCTAATTCGTCGATCTTCAGAACGTACCGCACAGATCGGTGAATCGAGTAGGTCGACCTCCGAAGTCCCACCACACCTGGTTCGCTGTTCAGCGGGAGCCTCATCCTCACAGGTGTTGCCGTTGCCATCAGTTCGTCCTGAAGAGGAAAACACCGAACTGACTCAAGATGTACTGTTACAAGAAGAAGATCGGTTTGCACCCTTAGGACTCTTGATCGAGGATATCGATCCCTTGTTTGACCATGAAGGACGAATTGGTGGCGAGAAGAGTTTGAGTTCGTCCAGAACCGTGAACGACATGTTGAACTCATGTGGTTTGTTCAACACCGAAGTCACAATTTTGATTCCTCGAGAGGACCAACGCCCCTGGAACCCTCCGGAAGGGTATATATGCCtgtacaaatgtttttttaccGAATGTCGCCTCTTATTCCCAATCCCTGCGTTAATATCACTCTACGCCCAAAGACGCAGGATAGCGATCTGCCAGTTCGTCCCCGGAGCTATTTGTAACTTTATGGCTGCCCTCACTGTAGCAGCCGAAGTCGGAGTCAATATTGGAGTTCAATGCTTTGAACAACTATCCAACTTTAAGTTATCAAAGAGTCTGCACCGCTGGGAAGTGAATATGAGGCCGGCGCACAATTTCCTTATTGGTAAAAGAGTGAGCAAATTCAAGAAGTGGATGAACCACTATTTCTACGTCCGCGTCGATCAGCACTCACTCGTTAACCCATTGGGTTTCcatcggagagtgtggaatgaaaatcctggtagattttatatttccagCACGTTTTAATTGACTTCGGCATCTCTAaccagttttaactttttcgtGTCATGCTTCCAGATCGTCCATTTTGCGCGACGCGGCTAGCTCCAAACTATCATCCTGTCAGGGACGCTCTATTAGCTGGAAACAATCGTCAGTGGGAGTTTATTACCCGCATCCGTGTTGAAACAGCGATGGGCAAACCCAGGACGACATTCCCAAGTTTTGCTAGGTCACTAGAACGAACTGCGGAGCCTACCGANAAGTGAATATGAGGCCGGCGCACAATTTCCTTATTGGTAAAAGAGTGAGTAAGTTCAAGAAGTGGATGAACCACTATTTCTACGTCCGCGTCGATCAGCACTCACTCGTTAACCCATTGGGTTTCcatcggagagtgtggaatgaaaatcctggtagattttatatttccagCACGTTTTAATTGACTTCGGCATCTCTAaccagttttaactttttcgtGTCATGCTTCCAGATCGTCCATTTTGCGCGACGCGGCTAGCTCCAAACTATCATCCTGTCAGGGACGCTCTATTAGCTGGAAACAATCGTCAGTGGGAGTTTATTACCCGCATCCGTGTTGAAACAGCGATGGGCAAACCCAGGACGACATTCCCAAGTTTTGCTAGGTCACTAGAACGAACTGCGGAGCCTACCGAAGCACGTGTCCTTGAATCCGACAGACTCCAGATCGTTCGCCGAGACACTCAGGCTGCCATTGAAGCCGACATCGATCCATCTCAAGGTCTAACCAAAGGCGATCCCATCCGGGACCATACCGACGTCGACCCTATTCAGGCTTCTGGAGAAAATGTCAACACAGTCGATGTCGCGGAAGGAGATATTCTTCCTTTGGCCTTAGAGAATGCCAATCCTTCGAACGAAG encodes the following:
- the LOC104757404 gene encoding uncharacterized protein LOC104757404, with the translated sequence MDPCSFVRIIVGNLAVRFPRSPSSSSSSSSSSGPSVSDVSSGNCYCKIKFKSFPRKIVTVPVLLRTESESESESRCCFSGNVSNVSACFSLSKSQIEASLKKPKWSVLSVEVYSRGVASCRFVAAASGDKLIGRFDVSIDLKAAETKTCLAHNGWVDLGTKSKKKKSGSNPELHVSVRVEPDPRFVFQFDGEPECSPQVFQVQGNTKQAVFTCKFGFRNSADRSLTTSLSSLSLSSGKEQFMKERKGWSITIHDLSGSPVAMASMVTPFVPSPGSNRVSRSSPGAWLILRPDGYTWKPWGRLQAWREPETSDVLGYRFELFQDGVAIPVSASSSINTKLGGSFIIDGSTTCTTASLTGSGESYDLTSRSSMESSRTGSGSSAGSDFGFSLPQAQQKLGFVMSTTVEGVEKQSRPKVEVGVKHVTCTEDAAAHVALGAAVDLSMDACRLFSHKLRKVLRQLSRVAVV